A genomic stretch from Streptomyces sp. QL37 includes:
- a CDS encoding SHOCT domain-containing protein, with amino-acid sequence MDDYPLLNLFLTMLYFFLWVMWFFLLFKVITDLFRDHSLSGWGKAGWLIAVLVLPYLGVLLYLVLRGRSMRERDITEAKEQEKAFRSYVRNAAGPGGSEHVEELAKLAEMKRNGDLNPEEYERAKAKVLS; translated from the coding sequence ATGGACGACTATCCGCTGCTGAATCTGTTCCTCACGATGCTGTACTTCTTTCTGTGGGTGATGTGGTTCTTCCTGCTCTTCAAGGTGATCACGGACCTGTTCCGGGATCACTCGCTGAGCGGATGGGGCAAGGCGGGCTGGCTGATCGCCGTCCTGGTCCTGCCCTATCTCGGCGTTCTTCTCTACCTCGTCCTGCGGGGGAGGAGCATGAGGGAACGGGACATCACCGAGGCGAAGGAGCAGGAGAAGGCGTTCCGTTCGTACGTGAGGAACGCCGCCGGGCCCGGCGGCAGCGAGCACGTGGAGGAGCTGGCCAAGCTCGCCGAGATGAAACGGAACGGGGACCTGAATCCGGAGGAGTACGAGAGGGCGAAGGCAAAGGTCCTCTCCTGA
- a CDS encoding IclR family transcriptional regulator translates to MSETDGVSAPRSTAAGKVLLVLSAFDREHPSRTLSDIAQRTGLALSTTHRVLAELAGWGALERAEDGTWHVGLRLWEIASGCPRTQILRDVSLPFMQDLYEVTHENVQLAVREGTELVFVERIAGHRSVDLLTTVGTRFPVGSTGMGRVLLAHAPWDIQEEVLQSPQRAWTPHTVTDPKTLRTQLDRIRREQVFVSDRQLSQSTVAVSAPVRIGRTGPVDAVLGIVFMAQGANRAGGLREPLLRAAYGISDELGRRTRTG, encoded by the coding sequence GTGAGCGAGACTGACGGGGTGAGCGCACCCCGGAGCACAGCGGCTGGAAAGGTCCTCCTGGTCCTGTCGGCCTTCGACCGCGAACACCCGTCGCGGACCCTGTCGGACATCGCGCAGCGGACGGGACTGGCCCTCAGTACCACGCACCGGGTCCTGGCGGAGCTGGCGGGGTGGGGGGCTCTGGAACGCGCGGAGGACGGGACGTGGCACGTCGGCCTGAGGCTCTGGGAAATCGCCTCGGGCTGTCCCCGGACGCAGATCCTGCGCGATGTGTCGCTGCCGTTCATGCAGGACCTCTACGAGGTGACCCACGAGAACGTCCAGCTGGCGGTGCGGGAGGGTACCGAGCTCGTCTTCGTGGAGAGGATCGCGGGGCACCGGTCGGTGGACCTGCTGACGACGGTCGGGACCCGTTTTCCCGTCGGGTCCACGGGGATGGGACGGGTGCTGCTGGCGCACGCGCCGTGGGACATCCAGGAGGAGGTTCTCCAGTCGCCGCAACGGGCCTGGACCCCGCACACCGTCACCGACCCGAAGACGCTGCGGACGCAGCTGGACCGCATCCGGCGCGAGCAGGTCTTCGTCAGTGACCGTCAGCTCTCGCAGAGCACGGTGGCGGTGTCCGCGCCGGTGCGGATCGGCCGGACGGGGCCTGTCGACGCCGTCCTGGGGATCGTGTTCATGGCGCAGGGAGCGAACCGGGCGGGCGGGCTGCGCGAGCCGCTGCTGCGGGCGGCGTACGGGATCTCCGACGAGCTCGGCAGGCGCACCCGCACGGGGTGA
- a CDS encoding 4-hydroxybenzoate 3-monooxygenase, whose translation MADAPVDSITSIPVAVVGAGPAGLMLAHLLGRAGVETIAVDTRTRQEIEVTQRAGILEADAARDLIETGVSDRILRDGYEHEGVELRSAGRPYRIDFKELVGASVWLYPQTDVFIDLADARERDGGTVHFGVRDTEVLDVTTTAPRVRYTAPDGSRHEIRARYVVGADGSRSMCRDLMPEDRRVRYGNEYPFAWFGILAEAPMSAPELVYARSEHGFALISQRTETVQRMYFQCSPDESVDAWSDDRIWETLQARVSGEDGFRLKEGPITEKTVLRFRSFVQEPMRWGSLALAGDAAHTVPPTGARGLNLALHDVKVLADVLLRALGSAGEAALDEYQPRALQRIWRAQNFSYWMTQLLHSVPGASAFDLRRQLGELDNVVGTRAGRAYLAEQYTGWPARGHAR comes from the coding sequence ATGGCCGACGCCCCCGTCGACTCCATCACTTCGATTCCGGTCGCGGTCGTCGGCGCCGGGCCTGCCGGCCTCATGCTGGCGCACCTGCTCGGCCGCGCCGGAGTCGAGACGATCGCCGTCGACACCCGTACCCGCCAGGAGATCGAGGTGACCCAGCGGGCCGGCATCCTGGAGGCCGACGCCGCCCGGGACCTGATCGAGACCGGGGTCTCGGACCGTATCCTGCGCGACGGGTACGAGCACGAGGGCGTCGAGCTCCGGTCGGCCGGGCGACCGTACCGCATCGACTTCAAGGAGCTCGTCGGCGCGTCCGTGTGGCTCTACCCCCAGACCGACGTCTTCATCGACCTCGCCGACGCCCGCGAACGCGACGGCGGCACGGTCCACTTCGGGGTCCGCGACACCGAGGTCCTCGACGTCACCACCACCGCCCCCCGGGTCCGCTACACCGCGCCCGACGGGTCCCGCCACGAGATTCGGGCACGGTACGTGGTCGGGGCCGACGGGTCACGCAGCATGTGCCGCGACCTGATGCCGGAGGACCGGCGGGTGCGGTACGGCAACGAGTACCCCTTCGCGTGGTTCGGCATACTCGCCGAGGCACCCATGAGCGCGCCCGAGCTGGTCTACGCCCGGTCCGAGCATGGCTTCGCGCTGATCAGCCAGCGCACCGAGACCGTGCAGCGCATGTACTTCCAGTGCTCTCCCGACGAGTCCGTCGACGCCTGGTCCGACGACCGCATCTGGGAGACCCTTCAGGCACGTGTGTCCGGTGAGGACGGCTTCCGGCTGAAGGAGGGACCGATCACCGAGAAGACGGTGCTGCGGTTCCGCTCCTTCGTGCAGGAGCCGATGCGCTGGGGTTCACTGGCCCTTGCCGGGGACGCCGCCCACACGGTGCCACCGACCGGTGCCCGCGGGCTCAACCTCGCGCTGCACGACGTGAAGGTACTCGCCGACGTGCTCCTGCGGGCCCTCGGCAGCGCAGGCGAGGCCGCACTGGACGAGTACCAGCCGCGCGCCCTCCAGCGGATCTGGCGGGCACAGAACTTCTCGTACTGGATGACCCAGCTGCTCCACTCCGTGCCCGGTGCCTCGGCGTTCGACCTGCGGCGTCAGCTCGGCGAGCTCGACAACGTGGTCGGCACCCGCGCCGGACGCGCCTACCTGGCCGAGCAGTACACCGGCTGGCCCGCCCGCGGCCACGCCCGCTGA
- a CDS encoding protease inhibitor I42 family protein, whose translation MSTFRGSRGGAAIAAAALLALATGCGSGTDGPADGSTAASSRPTSYTAKDTDITAGPGEHFTLTVEQNASTREYWYLVDPEPDSSVLVSHGRDHASDSGDDPAPGAGSRLTFTFEAKGKGTTEFTLLHCTFTTCQGNTSTLPPGTAGPSATPSAGATASPSQAPERITYNVTVN comes from the coding sequence GTGTCTACCTTCCGCGGTAGCAGAGGCGGAGCCGCGATCGCGGCGGCCGCGCTCCTCGCGCTCGCCACGGGCTGCGGCTCGGGCACCGACGGACCGGCCGACGGCTCCACGGCCGCGTCGAGTCGCCCCACGAGCTACACGGCGAAGGACACCGACATCACAGCCGGGCCTGGCGAGCACTTCACGCTCACCGTCGAACAGAACGCCTCCACCCGCGAGTACTGGTACCTGGTCGACCCCGAGCCCGACAGCTCGGTGCTCGTCAGCCACGGCCGGGACCACGCGTCGGACTCCGGCGACGACCCGGCGCCCGGTGCCGGCAGCCGGCTCACCTTCACCTTCGAGGCCAAGGGCAAGGGGACCACAGAGTTCACGCTGCTGCACTGCACCTTCACCACGTGCCAGGGCAACACCTCCACGCTGCCCCCCGGGACGGCCGGGCCCTCCGCCACCCCGAGCGCGGGGGCGACGGCCTCCCCCTCCCAGGCTCCCGAGCGCATCACCTACAACGTCACCGTCAACTGA